From a single Vitis vinifera cultivar Pinot Noir 40024 chromosome 18, ASM3070453v1 genomic region:
- the LOC109121575 gene encoding disease resistance protein RUN1, giving the protein MASLSSSSSSTHQWKYDVFLSFRGEDTGKSFTDHLHRALFQRGVKTFMDDKLSRGQEISPALVKAIEESRFSVIVFSENYASSTWCLEELVKIIDCTKVMGHAALPVFYNVDPSHVRKQTGSFAQAFAKHEEVYKEQMEKVIKWRVALTEAANISGWDSRDGYF; this is encoded by the coding sequence atggcttctttatcttcatcttcatcttctacACATCAATGGAAGTACGACGTGTTCCTGAGTTTCAGAGGGGAAGACACCGGCAAAAGCTTCACTGACCATCTTCATAGAGCTCTGTTTCAAAGAGGAGTCAAGACTTTCATGGATGACAAGCTCAGTAGAGGGCAAGAGATCTCTCCAGCACTTGTAAAAGCAATCGAAGAGTCCAGATTCTCCGTCATCGTTTTCTCTGAAAATTATGCTTCTTCAACATGGTGTCTGGAGGAACTTGTCAAGATTATTGACTGCACCAAAGTGATGGGACATGCAGCTTTACCAGTTTTCTACAATGTGGATCCCTCTCATGTGAGGAAACAGACAGGGAGTTTTGCACAAGCATTTGCTAAGCATGAAGAGGTTTATAAGGAGCAGATGGAGAAAGTGATCAAGTGGAGAGTGGCTTTGACTGAAGCTGCCAATATTTCTGGATGGGATTCTCGAGATGGGTATTTTTaa